From Etheostoma cragini isolate CJK2018 chromosome 1, CSU_Ecrag_1.0, whole genome shotgun sequence, a single genomic window includes:
- the lto1 gene encoding protein LTO1 homolog, with product MAGGSEEEDIFENILLADERFRGEGYREGFDKGTRRGLQDGRRHGTAHGAKLSTEISFYYGFAITWKCLLKHNTNVKSGKRMKAVEALLGLIQNSPHEDPQSEKLQEHMERLRAKFRQVCSMLSVPADFNDYLKSCEGTSF from the exons ATGGCTGGCGGCTCTGAAGAAGAAGATATATTTGAGAATATTCTACTGGCGGATGAAAG GTTCCGAGGGGAGGGCTACCGAGAGGGATTTGATAAAGGGACCCGCCGAGGACTGCAGGACGGTCGCCGACATGGAACCGCTCACGGGGCAAAGCTCTCCACTGAG ATTTCCTTCTATTATGGGTTTGCCATCACGTGGAAATGTCTcctcaaacacaacacaaatgtcAAATCCGG GAAGCGTATGAAAGCAGTGGAGGCTCTCCTGGGTTTGATCCAAAACTCCCCTCATGAAGATCCGCAGTCTGAAAAGCTACAGGAGCACATGGAGAGACTACGTGCCAAGTTCAGACAG GTCTGCTCTATGCTGAGTGTCCCGGCTGACTTCAATGATTACCTCAAATCTTGCGAGGGGACTTCTTTCTGA